A window of the Fulvia fulva chromosome 3, complete sequence genome harbors these coding sequences:
- a CDS encoding Short-chain dehydrogenase srdC — protein sequence MMINLFPGVALVIGAASGIGQATAISFVSEGCRKIVISDLNEKGLQETKNLIHQADEWGDAQVEIVQVNVSDEAQVQALVDKAVQAFGRIDYAVNAAGTLSRNTKSHETAPEEFDRINGINYRGCWLASRAQLSQMLMQDPLETHDGRPGNRGSIVNFASQLGIVGRPAAAAYCASKAAIIGMTKCDAIDYSKDNIRVNCVCPGVIDTPMTRPNMDVLDSAISIAPLDRPGTAQEVADAVLFLSSSKATFIQGSALVVDGGYTIN from the exons ATGATGATCAATCTCTTTCCCGGTGTAGCTTTGGTGATTGGTGCAGCTTCAG GCATCGGACAAGCAACAGCCATATCGTTTGTTTCAGAAGGATGTCGGAAGATCGTGATATCTGATCTCAACGAGAAGGGACTACAAGAGACCAAGAATTTGATCCATCAGGCGGACGAGTGGGGAGACGCTCAAGTCGAGATCGTTCAGGTCAACGTATCGGATGAGGCCCAAGTCCAAGCGCTCGTGGATAAAGCTGTCCAAGCATTTGGTAGAATCGACTATGCCGTCAATGCT GCTGGGACGCTTAGCAGAAACACCAAGTCTCACGAGACTGCACCAGAAGAGTTCGATCGTATCAATGGCATCAACTATCGTGGCTGCTGGTTGGCTTCCCGAGCGCAACTCTCACAGATGCTGATGCAAGACCCTCTCGAAACCCACGATGGAAGACCAGGAAATCGCGGCAGTATCGTCAACTTCGCAAGTCAACTCGGCATAGTCGGCAGGCCAGCAGCAG CCGCCTATTGCGCTTCCAAAGCAGCAATAATAGGAATGACCAAATGCGATGCCATCGAT TACTCCAAAGATAACATCCGAGTGAACTG TGTTTGCCCAGGCGTTATAGATACCCCTATGACTCGGCCAAACATGGACGTGCTAGACTCTGCGATTTCGATTGCGCCACTGGACCGTCCAGGAACTGCTCAGGAGGTTGCCGACGCGGTGTTGTTTCTGTCGTCGTCGAAGGCGACGTTCATTCAAGGCTCCGCACTCGTGGTAGATGGAGGCTATACCATCAATTGA